The genomic region CAGTCGGCCCCTGGAGCCAGCAGCCGCAGGCCCAGTCCGGCGGCGGCGGGTTTCTGCGCGGTGCGCTCGGCACGGCAGCAGGCGTTGCCGGTGGCGTGATGCTGGCGGAATCGCTGAGCAGCCTGTTCAGTCCGCATATCGGTGGTGCAGCGGCAGGGCTCGGCGGGCTTGGAGCCGCAGCAGCGGCACCGGCAGCAACCCCCGCCGTCGAGGAAACGGTCGTCAACAATTATTATGGCGACAGCAACGGCAACAACAACGACCAGAACGCCGGAAACGACGACAACGCCAATGACCGGAACCTGGTTAGCGACGACAGCGACACCGATTTCGACAATTCCTACGACAGCGGCGGCGACGACAGCTTCAACGTCTGACGTTTTCGCACAGCCCTGATGCAACGCCGCGCTTCACCCGAAGCGCGGCGTTTTCAATGCGGGTCAGCCGCGACCGCGATAGGTCGGGACGCCCTGGTCCGGCAACCACAGGCCTTCCGGCGGCTTGCCGGTCTGCCAGAAAACGTCGATGGGGATGCCGCCGCGCGGATACCAGTAAGCGCCGATCCGCAGCCATTTGGGCTGCAGTAGCTCGACGATACGCTTGGCGATATACACAGAACAATCCTCGTGAAAGGCGCCGTGATTGCGGAATGCATGCAGGAACAGCTTTAGCGACTTCGATTCCACCAGCCATTCGCCGGGCACGTAGTCGATGACGATATGGGCGAAATCGGGCTGGCCGGTCATCGGGCAAAGCGAGGTGAACTCGGGCGCGGTGAAGCGCACGAGGTATTCGGCACCCTGGTGGGTGGCCGGCACCTTTTCGAGCATTGCGGTCTCGGGGCTGGTGGGCGTTGCGGTCTGGCTGCCGAGCATGGACAGGCCGGAAACATCGGTATTGGGCATGGCTTCAAGCCTCCTTGTTCGTTCTGACGCGGGCACCTGGCTTGACCGCCTGGCGCCGTGGTTGTTACTTCGCGGATCGCTTGGCTATCCCCTATGGCATCTTCGAGGCGATCGCAAATACAAGCGATGCCGTTGAGCGGTATCCGGTCCCTGCCTGCCGCAAAGTGAGTTGGCGAAAGCCCAAAGCATAATCAGGAGAAATCGCCGTGACGCACATACTCGATCGGCCCGTCTGGAACACGCTGCAGATGAGCCATGCGCCGCTGGCGATCGGCGGGCCCCTCGCCAAGCGGTTTGCGCCATCGACCGTTCCCTTTGCCGCCGCTGCCGACGACACGCCGGAAAGCCTTCAGGCGCTGGCAAGCCTGCCCATTGGAGACGAAAGGATAGTGCTCGTGGAAGCCGGTCCGATTGTCATTCCGGAGGAACTTGTGGTCCTTGCGGTAGGCGAGCTCTACCAGATGACAGCCGACCGGCCGCATGAGCGGATCGCGGATCCCCGGATCGAGCTGCTGGACGAAAGCGACGCCGCCGAGATGCTGGAACTGGCGCTGTTGACCAAGCCCGGTCCTTTCACGCTCGGCGCACAAAAGCTCGGCCCTTTCTGGGGCGTCAAGATCGAGGGACGGCTGGTCGCCATGGCCGGCCAGCGCATGCGCCTGCCCGGCTTCGGCGAACTCAGCGGTCTCTGCACCCATCCGGATTTCCAGGGTCGCGGTCTCGGCAGCCTGCTATTTCGATTCGTTGCCGGTGAAATCGCCGCCCGCGATGAGGTAGTCTTCCTGCATGCCTATGTCGGCAACACGGCGGCGATCGCGCTTTACCAGGCGCTTGGCTTCAGCATCCGCGCAACGATGAACATGCGCGCCGTTCAGCGGCAGGCGTAGGCTTGATCAAGACGGCGGTATCGCCGCCGTCTTGCTACCACATCTTGCATCCAGACGTCAGGCCGCCTTGGTCTTTGTCCGCCGCGCAAGGTTTGCCACGACATTCTCGATCATCCGCATGCCGGCATCGCCACCAAGCGTCATGATCGATTCCGGGTGGAACTGCACCGCTGCAACCGGCTCCTTGGTGTGCTCGATACCCATGATCGTGCCATCCTCGCTTTCCGCCGTGATCATGAATTCACGCGGCAGGGTCGAGGGGTCGGCGAAGATCGAGTGGTATCGCCCGACGGTCACTTCCCTGGAAAGGCCCGAAAACACGATACCGGGCTCGAGCACGCGGATGCGCGACGGCTTGCCGTGCATCGGCACGGCCAGCTGCCGGAGATCGCCGCCATAGGCTTCGGCCAGTGCCTGCAGGCCGAGGCAGACGCCGAAGATCGGCAGGTTGCGGGCTCGTGCCTTCTTGATCGTCGCCTTGCAGTCGAAATCCTTCGGGTTACCCGGCCCCGGGGACAGCACGACGAGATCGGGGTCGAGGCGGTCGAAGACTTCTTCGGACACAGGCGTGCGGACCGTTGAAACGGTGGCACCTGTCTGGCGGAAGTAGTTGGCGAGCGTGTGGACGAAGCTGTCCTCGTGGTCGACAAGCAGGATGCTGACGCCCTTGCCGACCGCAGCAACATCGCGCTTGGTCTTAGCGGAACCGGCAGACTTTGCATCGCGGATGGCAGAGAGCATGGCGGACGCCTTCAATTCGGTTTCGGCTTCTTCCTCTTCGGGGATAGAGTCGTTGAGCAAGGTAGCGCCGGCCCGCACCTCCGCTATACCGTCCTTGATGCGCACGGTGCGCAGAGTCAGGCCGGTGTTCATGTCGCCGTTGAAGCCGACCATGCCGATGGCGCCACCATACCAGGCGCGCGGGCTCTTTTCGCGGCTTTCGATGAAACGCATGGCCCAGAGTTTCGGCGCACCGGTGACGGTGACGGCCCATGCGTGCGACAGGAAGCCGTCGAACGCATCCATGTCGTCGCGCAGTCGCCCCTCGATGTGGTCGACGGTGTGGATCAGGCGCGAATACATCTCGATCTGACGGCGGCCGATGACCTTGACCGAGCCCGGCTCGCAGACGCGGCTCTTGTCGTTGCGGTCGACGTCCGAGCACATGGTCAGCTCGGATTCGTCCTTCTTCGAGTTCAGAAGCTTGAGGATCTGCTCGCTGTCGGCAATCGGGTCCTCGCCGCGCTTGATCGTGCCCGAGATCGGGCAGGTCTCGATGCGACGGCCGGAGACGCGCACGAACATCTCTGGCGATGCGCCGACCAGATATTCCTGGTGGCCGAGGTTGATGAAGAACGAATAGGGCGACGGATTGATCGCCTTCAGACGCTTGGAAATATCCGAAGGCTTCGAATCGCAGCGCTCCATGAACTTCTGCCCTGGAACGACCTCGAACAGGTCGCCCTTGCGAAAGCTCTCCTTTGCCTTGTTTACCAGCTCGGCAAATTCGCCCGGGCGATGGTCGCTCTTCGGAGGAATGGTGTTCGTGTGGTGGAACGGCTCCGGCGGGATATCACCGGCCTTGTCCTCGGTCGTCAGCCCGCCCTTTTCAAAGTCGTAGCGGTCGATCCAGGCCTTGGCGGCGTAGTTGTCGACCACGAGGATCTCGTCGGGGAGATACAGCACCATGTCGCGCTGATCGGAGGGACGCGTCAGCTTCAGGTCGATCGCGTCGAACTGGAAGGCGATATCGTAGCCGAAGGCACCGTAGAGTCCGAGGGCAGCGTCGGCCTGCGAGTAGAACAGGTCGGTTACGGCGCGCAGTACGGTGAACACCGTCGGCATCTTCGAGCGCTCTTCCTCTGTGAACACCCGATCAGGCGCCTTGACGGTGAGATCGAGCCGACGCGGCGTCGACGCACCGAGCGCCAGTTCGCGCACGGTTTGCAGCCGCGCCTCGATAAAGCCGAGGATGACCTCGCCGCGCTCGTTGTAGGCTTCGATCCAGACATTGCGGCCAAAGCAGGAGATGCCGATGGGCGGATCGACGACGGCGGTGTCCCAGCGCGTGTAGCGGCCCGGATACTCGTAGTTGGAGGAAAACACCGCGCCGCGCCGCTCGTCCAGCTTGTCGATGTAGGACGAGACCGCGTCGTCATAGGGAATTGACCGACGCTGGCGGGTCACCGTAATGCCGCCCTTGGTCTCGTAGATTTCCGCACCATCGTCCCGCAGGATCGTAACCATGACCGTCTCTCCGCTTCTTCAGGCCCGGATGACAGGCGCTTTACATACAAAAAAAGCCGCCTGAAACTCTCGGGCGGCTTACTCGTCGTCTTTGAACACGATTGATCGAGGCCGCTGTTAGCGAGCCCACCACCACGATGCACTGTTCGAAGACATGTTCATGGGAAAATTGTTAGCGCGAGATGCGGCGATGCGCAAGCGCCAATTCGGCTGAAAGTTTCGGGCGGCCGACTGCCGCCCGAAACCGCGCAAACTCAAGCCGACAGCTGCGCCGAGGTGAAAAACGCCTCGGGTCCATCGACCTCGATCAGCTTTTTACGCTCGATCTGCCAGAAGCGGTTGCCGACCGTCCTGACAAAGCTGCGATCGTGCGACACCAGCAGGCAGGTGGACCCCTCCGCCAGCAATTCACCCTCCAGTGCCTCCTGCCCCTCGATGTCGAGATGGTTGGTCGGCTCGTCCAGGAGATGGAAATTGGGTTGGCGCAGGTGCAGTAGCAGCATCGCCAGCCGCGCCTTCTGGCCGCCCGATAGCCGGCCGATTGCCCGTCCCTGCATCTCGACGCTGATACCGGCGGTGGCCAGCAGACTGCGTGCCTTCGGCTCGCCGAGCGCGAACAGCCGGGTCAGGACCGCCATCGGCGTATCTCCGTCGGCAAGATTGGCGAGCGACTGATCGCTGTAGCCGAGCACCAGCGAGGGCGTTGCCCGCACCTGAGCCGTCGCGTCGCCCGGCGTTTCGATCGCCCCCCTGATCATCTCCATCAGCCGCGTCTTGCCAGCGCCATTCGCCCCGAGCAGAACGATGCGGTCGCCTTGGCGGATCCAGAGCTTGCCGGTCTTGAACAACGCCATGCCATCCGGAGTGCAGACAGTGGCATCTTCGAGGGTGACGAGGATCTTCGCCTGGCTGGCACTGCTGCCCAGCCGGATGGCTCCGGCCGAGCGCTCACGATGGCCCGGCCGGGACGCATCCTCGAGGCGGTCGGCCCGCTCCTTCAACTGCCTTGTCTTGACGGTCAGCAAGTCGCTGCCGGAGTTGATGCCGATATTCTTGAGCTTGGCTGCCTGTCGCCGCAGCTGTTGCGCGGCTTTCATATCCTTCTCGTAGCGCTGCTCCTGCGACGCATCGATATTATCGAGCCCGGCCCTCGCCATGCTGTAGGGAAGCTGGAACTGCTGCGACTGCTCGGCCCTGAGGAACAGCGTGCGGTTGGTGACGGCATCCAGGAACGCCCGGTCGTGGCTTGCGACAAGCACCGAGACGGCGCGAGGCAGAGCGTTCAGCCAGTTCTCCAGCAGCGCGATCTTGAACAGGTCCAGATGGTTGGTAGGCTCGTCCAGCAGCATCACGTCCGGCTCGGTGACCGCGACGCGTGCCACCAGCGCCAGCCGCTGCCAGCCCCCGCTCAACTGCGCAAGCGGCCGCTCGCGAAGGGCCTCTGGCACGGCCAGCGTATCGAGCACCACATCGACGCGCCAGCTCTCGCTGTCGGCCTGCCCGGGTGCAAGTGCCTGCGCGACCGCCGCATGAAACGGCAATTTCGCCAAGGTGGGCGCGACGTTCTGTTCGACATACCCGATTGTCAGCCCGCGCGACCGCGTGACGTCGCCTGCCGTCGGTTCGAGACGGCCTGCAATGCAGTTCAGAAGCGTGGATTTACCGCGGCCGTTGGCCGCAACAATGCCGACCCGATCTCCGCCATTGAGGCTGAAATTGAGGTTGGAGAACAGCGGCTCGCCAAGGGTGACGGCAAGATTGTGCAAGGTGATCGAAGACATTTCTAGTTCTCTGGTCTGACCGGGCAACGACCACCAACCAGCGTCGGCAGTACGGCTCGGCAATTATCAGGATGCAGCACGAACGCAAACGTTCGACTACAGGCCAAATGGGCAGACCAGAAAGGTATGAGAAAGTGACAGCCTCTGATCAGCCCTGCAAACGCATCCGCAGGGCATCGGTCGGGCCGAACTGGCGATTGCGCCAGAGTGTCATGATCATTGCGGCCCTCCTTTCTCAAAAAGACTGAGATGGGCTCATAGCATCGAAATCGGCTCGGTTCAAATCCGCGCTGTCGCCAGGATTGAAGCAGGGCGATGCCGAAGCACCGCCCTGCTGCGAACTATATCGGACAAGCGATCAGAAGCGCTGCGTCAGCGTCAGCTTGAAGGCACGACCTGCCTCCGAGTAATATTCCGGCGGCTGCGTCGCAGACTTTACATTCAGCGCGTCGTAATAGGTCTTGTCGAAGACATTATAGACGCCGGCGCGCAGCGTCAGGCCCTTGACCTGCACAGGCTTCCACCAACCCGTCAGATCGACGATGCCGTAGCCCGGCGTCCGGAAGGCATCGCCGTCCTTCTTCGGCTCCTTGGTTGCGGTGATCAGCGTCACGTCCGTGCCCCAGGTCTCCTTGGCATAACCGATTGTAAAGGCAGCCTTGCCAGGCGCGATAGAGTCGACATATTCGCCGCTATCGGCATCCTTTCCGTTGGCATAGGCAAGCGAGCCGCTGACGTGGATACCATTGTCGAAGGTCTTGTGGCCGCTGAGTTCGAGGCCGAAGATACGGACATTGGCGCGGTTGAAGTATTCGGTAATGCCGAGAGGATAGGTACCCGTCGCATCAGTAGACAATTGCGTGTCGATGAAATTCTTGTAGCGATTGTAATAGGCGCCAATGTGTCCGCCGAACTCCTTGTCGCCAAGGTTGGTGCCGATCTCGAAGCCGTTGCTGGTTTCTTGCTTGAGGTCGGGATTGCCGTAGCTGACATAGCCGCCGGGAACGCCGTAGTTCTCGTAGAGTTCGGTGACGCTGGGCGCGCGGAAACCCATCGACCACTGCGCGTAGATCTCGATATCATCCTGTGGCTCGTAGGAGGCGCGCAGCTTCGGCGAAAAGCGCGTGCCGCTCTGTCCGTCCGGCATACCGCTGTAGTTGGCGCTGCCCGTATAGGCCGAGGTCTCCTTCGGAGAATAGTCGTA from Rhizobium tumorigenes harbors:
- a CDS encoding ABC-F family ATP-binding cassette domain-containing protein; translation: MSSITLHNLAVTLGEPLFSNLNFSLNGGDRVGIVAANGRGKSTLLNCIAGRLEPTAGDVTRSRGLTIGYVEQNVAPTLAKLPFHAAVAQALAPGQADSESWRVDVVLDTLAVPEALRERPLAQLSGGWQRLALVARVAVTEPDVMLLDEPTNHLDLFKIALLENWLNALPRAVSVLVASHDRAFLDAVTNRTLFLRAEQSQQFQLPYSMARAGLDNIDASQEQRYEKDMKAAQQLRRQAAKLKNIGINSGSDLLTVKTRQLKERADRLEDASRPGHRERSAGAIRLGSSASQAKILVTLEDATVCTPDGMALFKTGKLWIRQGDRIVLLGANGAGKTRLMEMIRGAIETPGDATAQVRATPSLVLGYSDQSLANLADGDTPMAVLTRLFALGEPKARSLLATAGISVEMQGRAIGRLSGGQKARLAMLLLHLRQPNFHLLDEPTNHLDIEGQEALEGELLAEGSTCLLVSHDRSFVRTVGNRFWQIERKKLIEVDGPEAFFTSAQLSA
- a CDS encoding anthranilate synthase; the encoded protein is MVTILRDDGAEIYETKGGITVTRQRRSIPYDDAVSSYIDKLDERRGAVFSSNYEYPGRYTRWDTAVVDPPIGISCFGRNVWIEAYNERGEVILGFIEARLQTVRELALGASTPRRLDLTVKAPDRVFTEEERSKMPTVFTVLRAVTDLFYSQADAALGLYGAFGYDIAFQFDAIDLKLTRPSDQRDMVLYLPDEILVVDNYAAKAWIDRYDFEKGGLTTEDKAGDIPPEPFHHTNTIPPKSDHRPGEFAELVNKAKESFRKGDLFEVVPGQKFMERCDSKPSDISKRLKAINPSPYSFFINLGHQEYLVGASPEMFVRVSGRRIETCPISGTIKRGEDPIADSEQILKLLNSKKDESELTMCSDVDRNDKSRVCEPGSVKVIGRRQIEMYSRLIHTVDHIEGRLRDDMDAFDGFLSHAWAVTVTGAPKLWAMRFIESREKSPRAWYGGAIGMVGFNGDMNTGLTLRTVRIKDGIAEVRAGATLLNDSIPEEEEAETELKASAMLSAIRDAKSAGSAKTKRDVAAVGKGVSILLVDHEDSFVHTLANYFRQTGATVSTVRTPVSEEVFDRLDPDLVVLSPGPGNPKDFDCKATIKKARARNLPIFGVCLGLQALAEAYGGDLRQLAVPMHGKPSRIRVLEPGIVFSGLSREVTVGRYHSIFADPSTLPREFMITAESEDGTIMGIEHTKEPVAAVQFHPESIMTLGGDAGMRMIENVVANLARRTKTKAA
- a CDS encoding GNAT family N-acetyltransferase, coding for MTHILDRPVWNTLQMSHAPLAIGGPLAKRFAPSTVPFAAAADDTPESLQALASLPIGDERIVLVEAGPIVIPEELVVLAVGELYQMTADRPHERIADPRIELLDESDAAEMLELALLTKPGPFTLGAQKLGPFWGVKIEGRLVAMAGQRMRLPGFGELSGLCTHPDFQGRGLGSLLFRFVAGEIAARDEVVFLHAYVGNTAAIALYQALGFSIRATMNMRAVQRQA
- the queF gene encoding preQ(1) synthase → MPNTDVSGLSMLGSQTATPTSPETAMLEKVPATHQGAEYLVRFTAPEFTSLCPMTGQPDFAHIVIDYVPGEWLVESKSLKLFLHAFRNHGAFHEDCSVYIAKRIVELLQPKWLRIGAYWYPRGGIPIDVFWQTGKPPEGLWLPDQGVPTYRGRG